The segment TTCGTTTCCCCGAATTTCGCGAATAGCAGCGCCAATTGTCCCAATTTGCTCTTCATTCATGCCCGCCAAACTGATGCCGAGCCATCGCAAAGCCGGCATGGAGCTGAGAATTGTCGCGATAAGTTGCGATTCGATGCGTTGCTTCTTCGGGCGATCCATCACCGAAATGCCATCCAACTTGAGATGACTTATCGTGCTTGTCTTCAAAacttttgacagattttttaatgttcgtACTTTGTCATCCAAATGAATTATCCAGTTTTTCTGTATCAAAGTGTTTAATGTGCTGCGAAAAAcgggaaaaattgttaaaaaaaggcACGCAGGACATCAagcaaattaattagtttactTACCCGAAATTCAGATTTAGCTGatggaagaaatttattacgtCTTTGTCCTCCAAAATTAATGGACTGCATGAGGAGCTACCCAAACTCGAGCGTAATGGTGCGGATATGTCTAGTTCACGTAAGTTGTGAAATCCCTTCAAGTAGGGCAGGAGCTGGGGACCACGAACACTCACATTATCGCTGAAGATAACCTAAAACGAGagataattaatgattttttcgcATGTACTCGAAAAGTTTGTCTTCGATTTTTGGGAGAAACTTTTGCTGAGTAGTTTTgtgaattcaattttcatgcaaggaaattgttttaaaaggaatttttgatatgcttgatcaattttttcacttaaaaagtttgaattttatgtaaaaaaatatttttttttaaaaatgtcattcagaaacttcaaattttatgaattttataattttttttaaattttaaaaattttgttcaatgtcataatttaattttaatttaattttaatttaattttcatttaatttaaatttaattttaatttaattttttaatttaattttaatttaattttaatttaattttaatttaattttaatttaataatttaattttaatttaattttaatttaattttcaatttttttttaattttaatttaatttttatttaattttaatttaatttaattttaatttaattttaatttaattttaatttaattttaatttaattttaatttaattttaatttaattttaatttaattttaatttaattttaatttaattttaatttaattttaatttaattttaatttaattttaatttaattttaatttaatttaatttttttatttaattttaatttaatttaattttaatttaattttaatttaattttaatttaattttaatttaattttaatttaattttaatttaattttaatttaattttatttaatttaatttaatttaatttaatttaatataattttaatttaatttaattaatttaattttaatttaattttaatttaattttaatttaattttaatttaattttaatttaattttaatttaattttaatttaattttaatttaattttaatttaattttaatttaattttaatttaattttaatttaattttaatttaattttaatttaattttaatttaattttaattcaaataaaaactttttaatttacttcataaaattttcttacaaatatttttttcggaaatgtcaaattcaaaaatttttgacaaatgatttttgtaaaaaattgcaagtaaataaaatttgacgttTGAACAATTCGACgaattttattcagaaaaattaaaaagattttttgtcgtttctcaatgaattttgtaaaaattttgacattcacaaatttcaaattttatgaaaaatgtcaaattttgaacaaatttcattcagaaatgtcaaataaaaatttttataaagtttctgaataatttttgaacaaattttgacatttctcataaaatttgacgtttgtgaatgtcaaattttacacaaatgtCATTCAGAAATGTCAATTCTAAgcttttttgacatttctgaTGATCTcaacaactaaaaatattaatttttgtacaaatctcatctaaaaacatcaaatctAAAGCTTTAAAACCTTGATTTGATGTTTTCAATgagatttttcacatttttgttacaaaaattaacattttcagtatttctcataaaaaattcctccaaaaatagtaaaatttttcttacttgtGCTCCTTGTGCCTTCAAAACAACAACTGACGAGCAACTATAAGCATGTTGTCTCATCGCCGCTGTACTATTAAATACCGCAAGGTTCAATTTACAATTTGACAAACTCAATTCTCTGACAGTTGTCAACGACAAAAAGCTTCTCAAACTCGCGAGCGTCGCAATATtctcaattttaaaagtcCATCCTGTCAAATCGAGTAATCGACAACTGATACAACTGCTCAAAGCTCGAGCTGTCATGGCAACTGCTGTATCTTCGAGAATGATTTTAGGACTTGCCAAGCTCAGCATTTGAAGACAATTTGATTCTCCAGCGCCCAAAACAATCGGAAGGACTTCTGTTAATCTCGAAGCTCCTTCAAGCTTTATCGAGTGAAGTGTCGTCGATACGCGAACTGTTTCTCCCAAACACATACTGTCTTCCAGCGAAAGTTGAGACTTGCTCAAATCCAAACCATGCAAATGCGACGCGGGATTTCTCGCTGCTAAGAGTAGCTCGTGCATTGTTCCCGCGTTGTGAGTTCCATCGCATCCGGGCGTTGGATACCAACAATTTCGGGAAATCACAGAGTCTTGAGAGTTCTTTGTAGCTTCAAGTTGTTGTCGCGGAAGCGTTGAAGATCTTCCGAGAGTGTTATTGGGCATCAATGCGCCTCGTGGCAGTGACGAAAAGAGTCCAAAGGGAGGATAAGCCATTCTCGGCGAAGGCGCATTACCCGGCAGTGTTCCTTGCTTCAACAATCCTGAACTTCCGCTGCCCGAACTAACGCCTGAACTTGAACTCGGATCTTCTCTGCCGCCCCAACATGAGGGCAATGCGAGATACGAAAGTTGTCGCACAGAGAAAAGTGACGCTAAAGCACTCACAGCTCCGCGTTCAAGCCTTAAATGGGGCAAAGATAAAACTGAGATGCGAGAACATTTCTCCAAAGTACCGCAAATTTGAACCAATTGCGATGTACAAAGCCCCAAATCGAGCATCAAAGATGTCAGTTTACAATTTCTGTCGAGTTGAAGTGAACGACAGAGGGCGTTGACTACAGGTTGTAATTTCAAGACAGGAGGATCCTCTTCAAGCATCGTCAGGATTAACTCAAGATGCTCCAATCGTGGTTTAAGAATCGCTTTTCCCACACAATCCGCAAGATGGTTGATTTCTGTGTCGCGAACGTCATTTTCGATCAGTGACGAAATTCGTAAAGTTGTTACAGACTCATTTTTGTGCAGGGCATCCAAAAAGATGTTCATTGTGCTTCGAGATTCGTGTAACATATTCTTCTCAATTTGATACATGAGTTCTAAATTCTTCAACATGCAACTCGGACTCTTCAAAGCCATTCCCCATCCTTGTAGCTCAATGGGATTCGACTTAACTTGCACCCAAAGCGGTTTCGATTCAAGCGGGCAAACAGGCGGCGCCTTGCAAATTCCCAAAACATCACATAAGGCATTCAGGTTCGATGGATTATCGCCTCCAGCTACAGCGAGACTGAAAATCGTCTGTGGACTCAACCAAAGCGGCGTCAATTTACTCAGCAACGTATGAGCACGTGCTCCGAGTATTGACATTGCGTATGACAGTACCTTCAAGATGTCGCCATCAACTTCGTCGCCTGTCGCCAATCCCGTGATTTCAGCTGCCAACAATCCGGGACGACCGGAAAGTGAAACAAGGAACGTTGCGGCGAGATATTCAAAGATCCCGAAGCAGATTGGGTTACAGAAGAACTCTCCTTTTCGTTTCGCGGTTTTTCCGAAGAGGGAGTTCTTATCAAGGCAATTGCTGACACACGATTCGGGCGCGGAACAATACATTGCAACTTCCGCCGTTGTAACAGCTGATCGTTTCGTTTTCAGGCAAAACAATGCGAGGCGTCCCAATTCGGCGACATTGGATTGCGCGTAATTTGGCGCCACAATGTTTAAAATGCCTTCAATGATATCGATCTCATCCGAGGGCAAATCGCAATTGTTTGATTCGAAAAGTCGACAAATCGCTAAGCAACCAAGAGGTGTTCGGGAAATATTTCGTAAGTATTTGGATTTTTGCACGGCGTCAAGTAATCGAGTAGGGGCCCCCCATTGTCCCCCGCCGAGTAGAGAAGCAGATCGAGGCCATGTTAATCCTTCGTACGTTACGTGACGTTGCATAAAGGGAAGTACATCCTGAGATACTGCACTTGTACTCACAAGAATGATTCGAGCTTCGGGGAAAAGACGCCCTTCTAACAAATCTGTGACATCTTGCGGTATAACCttactttttttacttttccctACAGTACTCCTCAAATAATCATATCCCGTGAGAACGAACAATAATTTGCCTTTTAACGACTCAAGCGTATTCCAAGCTGCATTAAAACCATTGAATCCATGCAAAAATTCCTTATTCACGTAATTAGCAATTGTTGTTTTGATCTCGTGAATCGGTATGAACAACGCCAAAGCAACAGGCTCGCCGCGCGGAGGCCAAACCGGAACACGCGCTGACCACGAATGAAGCAAACGAAGCGCCAAATTGCACTGATTCATGTACGCTGCTTGACACTCGATGAGAACACGACGCGGCGCTTCGAGAAATGGACCGTCTTTAAcctaaaaagagaaagaaaaaaaattaatgtacgGAAAGCGCAAAAAAAGCGGCGATAATGAAGcaataaaaagataaacaatgattacaattaaaacataataagGGTTGaaatgtgtttgtttgtgtccGTTGTATGTGTGAAAATGAGATCGTAAGCGATAAGATCGGCTATTTTCCTTTGTGTTtaacttcatttatttatttattgtcccGCACACAGAGAGAATGGAAGTCGACAGCTCGTGAAAAGGGGTGCTTAGCGAGGAAAGTCATTAAACGGAGAGAGAACTGTTGTAATGATAAGTTTATTACGcatttagcgaaaaaaatactcgaaaaaagtgataattaaGGTTatgtttacgttttttttataatcccAGTgagcataataattttttgcgtaaataaaaaaagtatccCAATGAACATAAAAGTGACGTTTTAACAACTGTGAAAAtggaagtttttaatttttattgataaatgtgaaatttttagcagatattaactaaaatattgtgaaatattgtcattttaagattttgttaaataattcaaattttaatgtcaaaaaattcattaaaattaacttatttcattaaaacaggtaagaaactttttaataaattttatgagtcGCCATTTtgtatctttaaaaatttttatttttttatttttttgagtttaaaatataaatttaaacattttttttaaataataatttttaatgtaaatttttttaaaagtaaaaaaaaaattaatttcatatgagaaaatgaaaatttttataatatcaaaaattttaattttaatgaaaaaaattcttaaatttattcatcgagtttttcacaaaaaaatatatcagaaagtataaaaaatttaaaaataaatgtcaaaatttcttaaagtagtaaaaaataattaaattttaaattaaaaaaaaattaaatttgaattataattaaaataataattaatttaaaaaaaataatcttaaaatttttattaaaatttttttttgcttattaaatgaaaaattatttaatgaattaaaagataattatttttattaatagttaataaattaatgtaattaaataaaaataaattaattaataaaaatttaaaaataaatagttttttttaaatgaaaaaaaaatttaattaattttatttaatttaatttttttttttttaataaaaaaaaataattaattatttttcaatcatttttttaaaaaattatatcatctgaaatattttttttattttaattgtttttttttaaataaaattttagagataattttttgacattttttcatcaaaatttttattttcttttaaaaattatttttttttctttttaaaatttttttaaaaaaaattatttaatttattaaaaaaaaaattaaaaatttttattaaaaaaatatatatatattaaaaaattttctgcttattaaattaaaataaaataattttttttttaataattttttgtggaaatatttgatattttctgaaaatcaaactatttgaaaaaaactttttaatagaattaatttttttaatattatgaaaatttttattttttgatttaaagtttcttcaaaaattttaaattttttttatttacgtttaaaatattttaaaaacatttctttaaaactttaatattttttttgatttttcaggtaaaaaaaagtacaaaagatTCATAAATCGCTTCACTTAACGATGTGttccattttttctcataatcaTCGCCACTtagcaaaacacaaaaaccaattgatttttattgcggTTGATCCATCAAACAACCCTTTTGGCACACAACACACACAACTTTGCTCTCATGAAACTGAATTTGTTGgttggttgttgttgtaaagGAAAATgccgaaaattgaaatacatTTGCGTTAAATTAATGGCCGTTATTAAGCAATAAATCATTGAAGCACTTTTGTTCGGCGTTTCAAAAGCGTTCCTGACTCGCCTGAATTGGGTTTGTGGATGGCTACAAAAGCGAGAGgagattatttaattaaaaaataatattaatgtttatttgtcGTTCCCATTCTCTCTCTCTGCGCTTTATTCGACCCCCGTATGTGTCGAGAGGagtaaatttaacataaaatacaaAGTAATTGCTCGCTAACCTGTAATGGCTGCAACAACTGGTCTACCGACAGCAATTCGTTGAGGCCGTGACTTTTGTAGTGAAGTCGCAGTTCGAGTTCAATGTGCGCTGGGCAGAGAACACCTGGCGCACAGGGTTGTGCCCAAATTGGTACGATT is part of the Culicoides brevitarsis isolate CSIRO-B50_1 chromosome 3, AGI_CSIRO_Cbre_v1, whole genome shotgun sequence genome and harbors:
- the LOC134833643 gene encoding uncharacterized protein LOC134833643, producing the protein MSQLRKSASFRSRIPIRNKDKVRATSPTFEAFLEQQQKTSQKKPRNPSTRQTHRSKSGNNILVKRRYEHRQQQYSSSSSYSSSDESNESEVPLQMLLKRSTFNNNNITNSGSGHKMPQQQAISVSTDAMSLDALLDSVSSGSFSGPSSPQQKTNTMKLDTSYESLSHCALETLYNRRHNEKRTCIYVSSSDINNISNEKEMAQKCSSRSNLTQPLSAENEDDKKQKELSDWYYIKTSSKPKSSYIKNLSPYVRRKVLTTSNNLSNSSSNIYHHGSAKNLDNFVPVPAVRKNLPPKSPVSYARKCYNNNMRQKLTTTTQSVLTARIGEITSSSFEHVPLAVQRSCNAFTFQSEIAPEKQFSNNSLDVKAMRIHQQQQQHNTIDEAKYRDARRRPLPMIPNMPPPPSTTPPPLETEYYAQQQQQQQAQIQQKQQQQNTTGTSISQAATTTLSSYRSECELTGSYISLECPSPPGPPPQSLLDNSRKDPQAKLIRCLKELYTELASREPIVPIWAQPCAPGVLCPAHIELELRLHYKSHGLNELLSVDQLLQPLQVKDGPFLEAPRRVLIECQAAYMNQCNLALRLLHSWSARVPVWPPRGEPVALALFIPIHEIKTTIANYVNKEFLHGFNGFNAAWNTLESLKGKLLFVLTGYDYLRSTVGKSKKSKVIPQDVTDLLEGRLFPEARIILVSTSAVSQDVLPFMQRHVTYEGLTWPRSASLLGGGQWGAPTRLLDAVQKSKYLRNISRTPLGCLAICRLFESNNCDLPSDEIDIIEGILNIVAPNYAQSNVAELGRLALFCLKTKRSAVTTAEVAMYCSAPESCVSNCLDKNSLFGKTAKRKGEFFCNPICFGIFEYLAATFLVSLSGRPGLLAAEITGLATGDEVDGDILKVLSYAMSILGARAHTLLSKLTPLWLSPQTIFSLAVAGGDNPSNLNALCDVLGICKAPPVCPLESKPLWVQVKSNPIELQGWGMALKSPSCMLKNLELMYQIEKNMLHESRSTMNIFLDALHKNESVTTLRISSLIENDVRDTEINHLADCVGKAILKPRLEHLELILTMLEEDPPVLKLQPVVNALCRSLQLDRNCKLTSLMLDLGLCTSQLVQICGTLEKCSRISVLSLPHLRLERGAVSALASLFSVRQLSYLALPSCWGGREDPSSSSGVSSGSGSSGLLKQGTLPGNAPSPRMAYPPFGLFSSLPRGALMPNNTLGRSSTLPRQQLEATKNSQDSVISRNCWYPTPGCDGTHNAGTMHELLLAARNPASHLHGLDLSKSQLSLEDSMCLGETVRVSTTLHSIKLEGASRLTEVLPIVLGAGESNCLQMLSLASPKIILEDTAVAMTARALSSCISCRLLDLTGWTFKIENIATLASLRSFLSLTTVRELSLSNCKLNLAVFNSTAAMRQHAYSCSSVVVLKAQGAQVIFSDNVSVRGPQLLPYLKGFHNLRELDISAPLRSSLGSSSCSPLILEDKDVINFFHQLNLNFGTLNTLIQKNWIIHLDDKVRTLKNLSKVLKTSTISHLKLDGISVMDRPKKQRIESQLIATILSSMPALRWLGISLAGMNEEQIGTIGAAIREIRGNEIDIRLIESNIEHAKLITQCFVDGKFDIRVSTFGTSLSGILIHAERCLNRR